The following are encoded in a window of Coleofasciculus sp. FACHB-1120 genomic DNA:
- a CDS encoding ferrochelatase: MVATPEKLQQNNDSATGNDRIAVLLMGYGEVESYDDFANYNEQALNLLTAKFAPVPTWIYPPLAKLLAIFDLHEWNHQHDHFISPHNAIFEQQRVGIEKNLQEKWGDRVKVFKAFNFCAPFLPEQVLAEIKEQGFDKLLIYPLLVVDSIFTSGIAVEQVNNALSKLSDGSEHWIKGQRYIPSFYNEPAYIELLARLVEEKIARDLAVAHLPSQTAIVLMNHGCPHKAKGFTSGITESEALYERVREKLINKYPLISVGWLNHDTPLIEWTQPNATQAAENLILLGATSVVFMPIGFATENHETLLDVDHILHSLRRRHPEVTYVQMACVNDHPEFLKMAAEWAHPQIEALFSEQALSVNPQMAAMQAHTHDHHDHGHHHDHGHHHDHDHHHH, encoded by the coding sequence TTGGTAGCCACCCCAGAAAAACTTCAACAAAATAACGATTCAGCAACTGGTAACGACCGCATAGCCGTATTGCTGATGGGCTATGGCGAAGTAGAAAGCTACGACGACTTTGCCAACTACAACGAACAAGCGTTAAATCTACTCACCGCTAAGTTTGCGCCGGTACCCACCTGGATTTATCCACCACTCGCAAAGCTTTTGGCAATCTTTGACCTGCACGAGTGGAACCACCAGCACGATCATTTTATTTCCCCTCACAACGCAATTTTTGAACAGCAACGGGTGGGGATAGAAAAAAATTTACAAGAAAAATGGGGCGATCGCGTTAAAGTTTTCAAAGCCTTTAACTTTTGCGCTCCCTTCCTTCCCGAACAAGTTCTCGCTGAAATCAAAGAGCAGGGGTTTGACAAACTGCTGATCTACCCGCTCTTAGTGGTAGATTCTATCTTCACCAGCGGGATTGCGGTCGAGCAGGTGAATAATGCTCTTTCCAAACTATCTGACGGGAGCGAACACTGGATTAAGGGACAGCGCTATATTCCCTCTTTCTACAACGAACCCGCCTACATTGAGTTGTTAGCGCGTCTAGTAGAAGAGAAAATTGCCCGCGATTTAGCAGTCGCGCACCTACCGTCCCAAACTGCCATCGTCTTGATGAATCACGGTTGTCCTCATAAAGCCAAAGGATTTACCTCTGGCATTACTGAAAGTGAGGCACTCTACGAACGAGTTAGAGAAAAGCTGATTAATAAATATCCGCTGATTTCGGTGGGTTGGCTCAACCATGACACGCCTCTGATTGAATGGACTCAACCTAATGCCACTCAAGCTGCTGAAAATCTAATTCTGCTGGGTGCTACCTCCGTCGTCTTCATGCCGATTGGCTTTGCTACCGAGAATCACGAAACTCTGCTAGATGTAGACCACATCCTGCATAGCTTACGGCGTCGGCATCCTGAAGTGACTTACGTACAAATGGCGTGCGTTAACGACCATCCAGAATTTTTAAAGATGGCGGCAGAATGGGCGCATCCTCAGATTGAAGCCTTATTTTCAGAACAAGCTCTTTCCGTTAATCCTCAGATGGCGGCGATGCAAGCTCATACCCATGACCACCACGATCATGGTCATCACCATGACCACGGTCATCATCATGACCACGATCACCACCACCATTAA
- a CDS encoding NADPH-dependent FMN reductase, whose product MVKIVGIGGSLRAESQSQLALNLAALRVRSLGAEVEVLDLRQMNLPFCNGEKEFPDFPDVAKMRKAVAEADGLILATPEYHGSVSGVLKNALDLMSFDQLSDKVTGLISVLGGQSNSNALNDLRVIMRWVHAWVIPEQIAIGQAWKAFDANGNLLDDKLSQRFDEFAKSLVESTQKLRKAA is encoded by the coding sequence ATGGTCAAAATTGTGGGAATTGGCGGGAGTTTACGGGCTGAATCTCAAAGTCAGCTGGCTCTAAATTTGGCAGCTTTGCGAGTGCGATCGCTTGGTGCTGAGGTAGAAGTTCTTGATTTGCGGCAAATGAATCTGCCTTTTTGTAACGGGGAAAAGGAATTTCCAGACTTTCCGGATGTTGCAAAGATGCGGAAAGCAGTCGCTGAGGCAGATGGCTTAATTTTGGCAACCCCTGAGTATCATGGTAGTGTCAGCGGTGTGCTGAAAAATGCCCTGGATTTGATGAGCTTTGACCAACTCAGTGATAAAGTTACAGGTTTAATTAGTGTCTTGGGAGGTCAGTCAAATAGTAACGCTCTCAACGATCTGCGGGTAATTATGCGTTGGGTTCATGCTTGGGTAATTCCGGAACAAATTGCCATTGGACAAGCTTGGAAAGCTTTTGATGCTAATGGGAACTTGCTAGATGATAAACTCTCTCAACGCTTTGATGAGTTTGCTAAAAGTTTAGTAGAAAGTACCCAAAAACTGAGAAAGGCTGCCTAG
- a CDS encoding PAS domain S-box protein: protein MRQKKITALQRNLAIAKCMPLWLLAYKGYAVASRRLPFLVGIGVSIAALCLWQGLEALERDRIQQKIDLEAESIKIELTGEMEERFLALVRMAKRWENAGKPSQQNWEADATLNIQHFSGYQAIEWVDPEFNVRWGITSKENGAALQSNIPIQEQRQLVVEAAKNQMKRNVIDTPYTLRHSINLVEGDQGFLVYVPLFARKQFDGFILGIFQNQELFNSILHPKISPGYAIAIYQDDTEIYHRHDPSSQYPKEWRQDVSLDLNGVNWRLQIWPEESLLDQENSRLSEVVLVAGLLMAFLLALAVRLAQAAQRRAKQVETINQGLAKEISDRQAAEEALRERESILRSFYDSALMMMGIVEVLDDDIMHLSDNAASAQFFGLKPEAMQYQFASDMGIPLEYRCEWIRHYRQSDRTGTPIRFEYLHKTATAQKWMSATVSAIPKTQGRQAQYSYIVEDITERKQAEEALQASTSLQRAIFDSANYTIISTALDGTIRSFNAAAEKCLGYAASEVVGKKTPAIFHDQNEVVQRAQELSKQLGVRIKPGFEVFIAQARRGNVDENEWTYIRKDGSRFSVLLSVTALRDIEGNITGFVGIGSDITNRKAAEEALRESEERYRDLFENANDLIQSVAPDGRLIYVNRTWQETLGYSEAEIARMSVFDVIHPEYQARSQEFFQRIKTGEKLDRIQTAFITKNGRTIWLDGSINAKSIDGELVSTRTIFRDITQRQQTEEALQQANQKLTTWVKELEQRNREIVLLGEMSEVLQACMTVEEAYTAIAQLVQPIFPDVSGGIFVTSASRKLVESVASWGALPSHKLFAPDECWALRRGRSHLVEDSRAGLLCKHIHPHPAPAHSLCVPMMAQGEAMGILYLSAQVSAQASGQLTEAKQRLAVTVAENIALALANLSLHETLQKQSIRDPLTGLYNRRYLEESLVREIHRAERKQQLLGVIMLDVDHFKRFNDTFGHEAGDTVLRELGLFLRQQIRASDIACRYGGEELTLILPEASLEDTIARAEQLREGVKHLQVQSRRQQLGAISISLGVACFPIHGNTGEAVIHAADAALYEAKAQGRDRVSVCG, encoded by the coding sequence ATGAGACAGAAGAAGATAACAGCGCTTCAGCGAAATCTAGCGATCGCTAAGTGTATGCCCCTATGGCTGCTTGCTTACAAAGGATATGCGGTGGCGTCGCGACGGCTACCCTTCCTGGTTGGCATCGGGGTTTCGATTGCGGCGCTGTGTCTCTGGCAAGGACTAGAAGCACTAGAACGCGATCGCATTCAACAGAAAATTGACTTAGAAGCCGAGAGTATAAAAATCGAACTCACCGGGGAAATGGAGGAGCGATTTTTAGCACTGGTTCGCATGGCAAAGCGTTGGGAAAATGCGGGGAAACCATCTCAGCAAAATTGGGAAGCAGATGCAACGCTTAATATTCAGCACTTCAGCGGCTATCAAGCGATTGAATGGGTAGATCCGGAATTTAATGTGCGCTGGGGTATAACCTCAAAGGAAAATGGGGCGGCTCTTCAGTCAAATATTCCGATACAAGAGCAGCGACAGTTAGTCGTAGAAGCCGCCAAAAACCAAATGAAGCGAAACGTGATCGATACTCCGTATACGCTTAGGCATTCTATCAATTTAGTAGAAGGAGACCAGGGTTTTCTGGTTTACGTGCCCTTGTTTGCGAGAAAGCAGTTCGACGGCTTCATTCTCGGTATTTTTCAAAATCAGGAATTGTTTAACAGTATCCTGCACCCAAAAATTTCCCCAGGATACGCGATCGCAATTTACCAGGACGATACAGAAATCTACCATCGCCACGATCCGAGTAGTCAGTACCCAAAGGAATGGAGACAAGATGTTTCCTTAGACTTAAATGGCGTGAATTGGCGCTTACAGATATGGCCTGAGGAGAGTTTACTTGACCAAGAGAATTCTCGTCTCTCAGAAGTTGTATTAGTCGCGGGATTACTGATGGCTTTCTTGCTGGCATTGGCAGTGCGTCTTGCTCAAGCAGCGCAGCGCCGTGCCAAGCAAGTTGAGACGATTAACCAAGGTTTGGCAAAGGAAATTAGCGATCGCCAAGCAGCGGAAGAAGCGCTACGGGAACGCGAATCGATCCTCCGTAGCTTCTATGACAGTGCGCTAATGATGATGGGCATTGTCGAGGTTCTGGATGATGACATCATGCATCTTTCAGATAATGCAGCTTCCGCTCAGTTTTTTGGGCTGAAGCCGGAAGCAATGCAGTATCAGTTTGCGAGCGACATGGGGATTCCCCTAGAATACCGATGCGAGTGGATTCGCCACTATCGTCAAAGCGATCGCACCGGCACTCCGATCCGCTTCGAGTATCTTCACAAAACTGCCACCGCTCAAAAGTGGATGTCTGCCACTGTCTCTGCCATTCCCAAAACACAAGGGAGACAGGCGCAATATTCCTACATTGTTGAAGATATCACCGAGCGCAAGCAAGCGGAGGAAGCACTACAAGCCTCAACTAGCTTGCAACGAGCAATTTTTGATAGCGCTAACTACACGATTATTTCTACTGCCCTAGACGGCACTATTCGCAGCTTTAATGCCGCCGCTGAGAAATGCTTGGGATATGCTGCTTCTGAGGTGGTTGGAAAAAAAACACCGGCAATATTCCACGATCAAAACGAAGTGGTGCAACGTGCCCAAGAGCTTTCCAAGCAACTTGGCGTTAGGATAAAACCTGGATTTGAAGTATTTATTGCCCAAGCGCGTCGCGGTAACGTAGATGAGAATGAATGGACTTACATCCGCAAGGATGGCAGTCGCTTCTCGGTGCTGCTGTCAGTAACCGCTTTGCGGGATATTGAAGGCAATATCACGGGTTTTGTAGGAATTGGCAGTGATATTACTAACCGCAAAGCGGCAGAGGAAGCATTGCGGGAAAGCGAAGAGCGATATCGGGACTTGTTTGAAAATGCCAACGACCTGATTCAGAGTGTTGCGCCGGATGGGCGTCTGATTTACGTTAACCGTACCTGGCAAGAAACTTTGGGATACAGTGAGGCAGAAATTGCGCGAATGTCAGTGTTTGATGTGATTCATCCAGAATATCAGGCACGCTCTCAGGAATTTTTTCAACGAATCAAAACCGGCGAAAAGCTCGATCGAATTCAAACCGCATTTATTACCAAAAATGGCAGAACAATTTGGCTCGACGGGAGCATCAACGCTAAATCAATCGATGGAGAATTAGTTTCCACTCGGACTATTTTCCGCGACATTACCCAACGCCAGCAAACTGAGGAAGCGCTACAGCAAGCCAACCAGAAACTCACCACCTGGGTAAAAGAACTCGAACAACGCAACCGCGAGATCGTGCTGCTGGGTGAAATGAGTGAAGTGTTGCAAGCTTGCATGACAGTTGAAGAAGCATACACCGCGATCGCGCAACTCGTACAACCCATCTTCCCCGATGTATCTGGTGGGATTTTTGTCACCAGCGCCTCTAGAAAACTGGTTGAGTCTGTCGCCTCTTGGGGTGCCCTACCGAGTCACAAACTCTTTGCCCCGGATGAATGCTGGGCACTACGCCGGGGTCGCTCTCATTTGGTTGAAGACTCACGCGCCGGTTTGCTCTGCAAACATATCCATCCGCATCCAGCGCCTGCTCATTCCCTGTGCGTCCCGATGATGGCGCAAGGAGAAGCAATGGGCATCTTATATTTAAGCGCTCAAGTAAGCGCTCAAGCGTCGGGACAATTAACTGAAGCTAAACAACGCTTAGCAGTGACAGTCGCCGAAAATATTGCCCTAGCACTAGCCAATTTATCACTACACGAAACACTACAAAAACAAAGTATCCGCGACCCTCTGACAGGTTTATATAACCGACGTTATCTGGAAGAGTCCCTCGTGCGGGAAATTCATCGAGCTGAGCGCAAACAGCAACTTTTGGGGGTAATTATGCTCGATGTTGACCACTTCAAGCGTTTTAATGACACCTTCGGGCACGAGGCAGGCGATACGGTGTTACGGGAACTAGGGCTTTTCTTAAGACAGCAGATTCGAGCATCAGATATTGCCTGTCGCTACGGCGGCGAGGAATTAACGCTAATTCTGCCAGAGGCATCGTTAGAAGATACCATTGCTCGTGCCGAACAATTGCGAGAAGGCGTCAAACACCTTCAGGTACAATCTCGGCGTCAGCAACTGGGTGCGATCTCGATCTCCCTGGGAGTTGCTTGCTTCCCGATTCACGGCAATACGGGAGAGGCAGTCATTCATGCGGCGGATGCGGCACTTTATGAAGCAAAGGCTCAAGGACGCGATCGCGTTAGCGTCTGCGGCTAG
- a CDS encoding Sll0314/Alr1548 family TPR repeat-containing protein, producing MDRFSVPKQIVSAIANAPAICSKPLIAPASARFALLASLMAVSVCSSPSLADDPFRSSNPRNIGDSTEAAFKAIFEKGNYLEAKRYLQQAETQEPNEPLAYAMKASLTYSSIDWKGESAESKQQKQALLDEFKLYADKTLQTAEQLTTSDPLRGNLYTAVGHFLQGAHTIAIANRDAIKSGPQALSKLQQVFEYLDKAEKVAPDDAELNLLKGYMDLMIAVNLPFSNPNQAIERLEKASPSYLAYRGIAVGYRDLKKYDKAWEFVEKASQITPNNPELFYLKGQILVEQGKKKNNNQDLFKRAVENFDKAIAKEAQLPANVVKQLKRERDKAQRRITGG from the coding sequence ATGGATCGATTTTCGGTTCCGAAGCAGATTGTTTCTGCGATCGCAAATGCACCCGCGATTTGCTCTAAGCCTTTGATCGCGCCAGCGTCTGCACGTTTTGCTCTGCTCGCATCGCTGATGGCAGTCAGCGTTTGCTCTAGCCCTAGTCTAGCGGATGACCCTTTTCGCTCTAGCAACCCTCGTAATATTGGAGACAGTACAGAAGCGGCTTTCAAGGCAATCTTTGAAAAGGGAAACTATCTAGAAGCAAAGCGTTACCTACAGCAAGCGGAAACGCAGGAACCCAACGAACCGCTAGCATACGCAATGAAGGCGTCTCTCACCTACTCCTCTATTGACTGGAAAGGAGAAAGTGCAGAGAGCAAGCAACAAAAACAAGCCTTATTGGATGAGTTTAAATTATACGCGGACAAGACGCTGCAAACGGCTGAGCAGCTTACAACGAGCGATCCTTTGCGGGGAAATCTTTATACCGCAGTAGGTCATTTTTTACAAGGCGCTCATACGATTGCGATCGCGAATCGAGATGCAATCAAAAGTGGCCCGCAAGCTTTGAGTAAATTGCAGCAGGTATTTGAATACCTCGATAAAGCTGAAAAAGTCGCACCTGATGACGCAGAACTCAACTTGCTCAAGGGGTATATGGATTTGATGATTGCGGTGAATTTGCCATTTTCTAACCCCAATCAAGCGATTGAACGCTTAGAAAAAGCGAGTCCATCTTATTTGGCTTATCGGGGAATTGCCGTCGGCTATCGGGACTTGAAGAAGTACGATAAGGCATGGGAATTTGTTGAGAAGGCAAGTCAAATCACGCCAAATAACCCAGAATTGTTCTATCTCAAGGGGCAGATCCTGGTTGAGCAAGGGAAGAAGAAAAACAATAACCAAGATTTGTTCAAGCGGGCGGTGGAGAATTTTGACAAAGCGATCGCAAAAGAAGCTCAACTCCCGGCGAACGTTGTCAAACAGCTGAAGCGAGAACGCGATAAAGCACAACGCCGGATTACGGGAGGATAA
- a CDS encoding ABC transporter ATP-binding protein — MLYLKNLTYHPPAAPTAILKALNLELAPNNLGLVIGPSGSGKSTFLEILAGLAEKTDGDLYWRDQELTPEHLQQLGGLVFQFPERHFCGGTILEELRMGHPELGSEKVTEALQEVNLAHLPLHTSPHSLSGGQQRRLALAVQLIRQPHLLLLDEPTAGLDWSMRRQLVSLLAKLKTHWTLLVVTHDAGDLLAIADQCWTINHGELHSVEPASLAAKVIEPQPAA; from the coding sequence ATGCTCTATCTCAAAAACCTGACTTATCACCCGCCGGCTGCCCCCACAGCGATTCTAAAAGCCCTTAATTTAGAACTGGCACCGAACAATCTGGGTCTTGTGATTGGCCCTAGTGGCTCTGGTAAAAGCACATTTTTAGAAATTCTCGCAGGTCTGGCGGAAAAAACGGATGGCGATCTCTACTGGCGAGACCAAGAACTAACCCCCGAACATCTGCAACAGTTGGGAGGATTAGTGTTTCAATTTCCAGAGCGGCATTTTTGTGGCGGGACAATTTTAGAAGAACTGCGGATGGGGCATCCAGAGCTGGGATCGGAGAAAGTCACGGAAGCTCTGCAAGAAGTAAATCTGGCACATCTACCATTACATACCTCACCGCATTCCTTGAGTGGAGGTCAACAGCGACGCCTTGCTTTAGCAGTGCAGTTAATTCGCCAACCTCATTTGCTGTTGTTGGATGAACCTACCGCTGGGCTAGATTGGTCAATGCGGCGTCAGCTAGTGAGTTTATTAGCAAAACTCAAAACCCATTGGACGCTGTTGGTTGTCACTCACGATGCGGGTGATTTGTTAGCGATCGCCGATCAATGCTGGACAATTAACCACGGAGAGTTGCACTCGGTGGAACCAGCGTCGTTAGCAGCCAAAGTAATTGAGCCGCAACCCGCAGCTTAA
- the ftsH gene encoding ATP-dependent zinc metalloprotease FtsH, whose product MNKNSGIEAWIGERPTKRSKENSAKPAPRRFWQVAASLMIFQGMLLSPPALAKAEQNTLSYGDLLQKLEANQVTKVEIDPATRMAKVRLTGQKPTDPPQEVMLLEQNPELIEQIRSKNVELDVQPSTDNTAAVGVAANLLLLFFLLGVLMFIFRRSSNASGQAMNFGKSKARFQMEAKTGVKFDDVAGIEEAKEELEEVVTFLKLPEKFTAVGAKIPKGVLLIGPPGTGKTLLAKAIAGEAGVPFFSISGSEFVEMFVGVGASRVRDLFKKAKENAPCLIFIDEIDAVGRQRGAGIGGGNDEREQTLNQLLTEMDGFEGNTGIIIIAATNRPDVLDSALLRPGRFDRQVMVDAPDLKGRMAILEVHARNKKIAPEVSLENIARRTPGFTGADLANLLNEAAILTARRRKDAVTELEINDAVDRVVAGMEGTPLVDSKNKRLIAYHEIGHAVIGTLLPGHDAVQKVTLVPRGQARGLTWYTPGEEQGLFSRSQLLARITGILGGRAAEEVIFGDDEVTTGAWNDLEKVTSLARQMVTRFGMSDLGPLSLETPNGEVFLGRDWGSRSEYSEEIATRIDTQVRTIVEHCYNEACRLILQNRVLVDYLVDLLLDQETIEGDRFRQIVAERTPVPKKEVALP is encoded by the coding sequence ATGAACAAAAATTCTGGGATCGAAGCATGGATAGGGGAGCGACCGACAAAAAGGTCTAAGGAAAATTCCGCTAAACCAGCACCACGACGCTTCTGGCAAGTCGCCGCCAGTTTGATGATTTTTCAGGGGATGCTGCTGAGTCCTCCTGCCCTCGCTAAGGCAGAGCAGAATACCCTCTCCTATGGCGATTTGTTGCAAAAACTTGAGGCGAACCAAGTCACCAAAGTGGAAATTGACCCAGCCACCCGGATGGCTAAGGTTCGATTAACGGGACAAAAACCGACCGATCCGCCGCAAGAGGTGATGCTGCTAGAGCAAAACCCAGAATTGATCGAACAAATTCGCAGCAAAAATGTCGAACTTGATGTACAACCTTCGACTGATAACACCGCAGCGGTGGGAGTAGCGGCAAACTTACTATTACTCTTCTTCTTACTGGGAGTATTAATGTTTATTTTCCGTCGTTCTAGCAATGCCTCTGGGCAAGCCATGAACTTCGGCAAGTCAAAAGCCAGATTTCAGATGGAAGCCAAAACCGGCGTCAAGTTTGACGACGTTGCCGGGATTGAAGAAGCCAAAGAAGAACTCGAAGAAGTCGTCACCTTCCTCAAACTACCCGAGAAATTTACCGCCGTAGGTGCAAAAATCCCCAAAGGCGTCCTGTTAATTGGACCTCCCGGAACTGGGAAAACATTACTCGCCAAAGCGATCGCCGGGGAAGCCGGGGTTCCTTTCTTCAGCATCTCCGGCTCGGAATTTGTGGAAATGTTCGTCGGCGTCGGTGCATCCCGCGTCCGCGACTTATTCAAAAAAGCCAAAGAAAACGCTCCCTGCTTAATCTTCATCGATGAAATCGACGCCGTCGGACGGCAACGGGGGGCAGGCATCGGCGGTGGGAACGACGAACGGGAACAAACCCTCAACCAGCTGCTGACAGAAATGGACGGGTTTGAAGGCAATACCGGGATTATTATCATTGCTGCGACCAACCGTCCCGATGTTCTGGATTCAGCGCTGTTGCGTCCAGGACGTTTTGACCGACAAGTGATGGTGGATGCACCGGATCTTAAAGGGCGTATGGCAATCCTGGAAGTTCATGCGCGGAATAAGAAAATCGCTCCCGAAGTCTCGCTGGAAAACATCGCGCGACGCACCCCAGGCTTTACAGGTGCTGACTTAGCAAACCTACTCAACGAAGCTGCCATCTTGACCGCCAGACGGCGGAAAGACGCGGTTACAGAGCTAGAAATCAACGACGCCGTTGACCGGGTGGTAGCGGGTATGGAAGGCACGCCGCTGGTGGACAGCAAGAACAAGCGATTAATTGCCTATCACGAAATCGGTCATGCCGTGATCGGCACTCTGTTACCCGGTCACGATGCGGTGCAGAAAGTCACTCTTGTGCCACGGGGTCAAGCGCGGGGGCTGACCTGGTATACTCCGGGTGAAGAGCAGGGCTTGTTTTCGCGATCGCAGCTGCTGGCTCGAATTACCGGAATCCTAGGCGGACGTGCGGCGGAAGAAGTCATTTTTGGCGACGACGAAGTAACGACGGGTGCCTGGAATGACTTGGAGAAAGTGACATCGCTGGCGCGGCAGATGGTCACGCGCTTTGGAATGTCCGATTTGGGGCCGCTGTCGTTGGAAACCCCGAATGGGGAAGTATTCTTAGGTCGAGATTGGGGGAGCCGTAGCGAATATTCTGAGGAAATTGCGACTCGCATTGATACTCAAGTCAGAACAATTGTTGAGCATTGCTACAACGAAGCTTGTCGGCTGATTTTACAAAACCGAGTCTTAGTAGACTATCTGGTTGATCTTCTATTAGACCAAGAAACGATTGAGGGCGATCGCTTTCGTCAAATTGTAGCTGAACGCACCCCAGTGCCCAAGAAAGAGGTAGCACTTCCTTAA
- the rsmG gene encoding 16S rRNA (guanine(527)-N(7))-methyltransferase RsmG produces the protein MGEIETLILPEMADIWQQTLGWQPEAEHRQQFQRLYELILAGNRQLNLTRITEPTEFWEKHLWDSLRGIAPLLSSNSEGTSDRLSLPSVERAIDIGTGGGFPGIPLAIALSDCTVTLLDATRKKIAFLETLIDQMGIQNAATLTGRAEEIGQHPHHRASYDLALVRAVATASVCAEYALPLLKLGGLAILYRGQWTEKETNTLKPALVQLGGVIESIEGFATPCSHSDRHCLYLRKVAPTPKEFPRTVGLPAQKPL, from the coding sequence ATGGGTGAGATTGAGACGCTAATATTGCCGGAAATGGCAGATATCTGGCAGCAAACATTAGGTTGGCAGCCGGAAGCCGAACATAGGCAACAATTTCAGCGCCTTTACGAGCTAATTTTGGCAGGAAACCGCCAGCTAAATTTAACTCGCATCACCGAACCGACAGAGTTTTGGGAAAAACATCTGTGGGATTCTCTGCGGGGAATTGCACCCCTGTTATCCTCCAACTCGGAAGGGACAAGCGATCGCTTGTCCCTTCCCTCCGTCGAACGCGCCATCGATATTGGCACTGGGGGAGGCTTTCCGGGGATTCCCCTTGCGATCGCCCTCAGCGATTGCACCGTCACTTTACTCGATGCCACGCGCAAAAAAATCGCGTTTTTAGAAACTCTAATCGACCAGATGGGGATTCAAAATGCTGCTACTCTGACTGGTAGAGCGGAAGAAATTGGTCAACATCCCCACCATCGAGCTTCTTACGACTTGGCATTGGTGAGAGCCGTAGCGACGGCATCTGTCTGTGCAGAATATGCCCTCCCGTTACTAAAACTCGGTGGCTTAGCCATCCTCTATCGAGGACAGTGGACAGAAAAAGAAACCAATACTCTGAAACCAGCGCTTGTGCAATTGGGTGGTGTCATTGAGTCGATAGAAGGGTTTGCGACTCCTTGTAGTCATAGCGATCGCCACTGTCTTTATCTCCGCAAAGTGGCACCCACACCGAAGGAATTTCCGCGCACTGTCGGCTTACCTGCTCAAAAGCCACTTTAA